Proteins from one Alphaproteobacteria bacterium genomic window:
- the fsa gene encoding fructose-6-phosphate aldolase, which yields MDFFLDTTDVNEVKALLDLGLVDGVTTNPSLIAASRRKFQDVIAELCEIVPGPVSAEVIATDYKTMVEEGKKLAKIAENVAVKVPLTFDGLKACYALSNDGIMVNVTLCFSAAQALLAAKAGATFISPFVGRLDDVGQEGMDLIHELREIFDNSPNLDTQILAASMRHPMHVVQAAKAGADIATIPPKVLYQMINHPLTDVGLATFLTDWKKAGQVIG from the coding sequence ATGGATTTTTTTCTAGACACAACAGACGTTAATGAAGTCAAGGCATTGTTGGATTTGGGATTGGTGGATGGTGTTACAACCAATCCATCGTTAATTGCAGCAAGCCGACGCAAATTCCAGGATGTTATTGCAGAACTTTGCGAGATTGTCCCAGGCCCCGTCAGTGCGGAGGTTATCGCCACAGATTATAAAACAATGGTGGAGGAAGGCAAAAAACTCGCCAAAATCGCAGAAAACGTCGCCGTTAAAGTTCCCCTAACGTTTGATGGATTAAAGGCCTGCTATGCCCTAAGCAACGATGGCATCATGGTCAACGTCACACTGTGTTTTTCTGCAGCACAGGCGTTGCTTGCCGCAAAGGCTGGCGCCACATTTATTTCCCCATTCGTTGGTCGACTGGATGATGTTGGCCAAGAGGGAATGGATCTGATTCATGAGTTACGAGAGATTTTTGACAACAGCCCCAATTTGGATACACAAATATTGGCAGCCTCAATGCGCCACCCGATGCATGTTGTTCAGGCAGCAAAGGCCGGCGCCGACATCGCAACAATTCCCCCAAAGGTGCTTTATCAGATGATCAATCATCCGTTGACGGATGTGGGATTAGCAACATTTTTGACTGATTGGAAAAAAGCTGGTCAGGTTATTGGTTGA
- the ndhC gene encoding NADH-quinone oxidoreductase subunit A, whose translation MLVYDEYLSILIFFFLGFCLSAILVLIAWWRSKKNPYPEKLGPYECGFDAFDTPKHNSRGRFSIRFYRVAILFIIFDLEIAFLFPWAMRLKKLGEFGFWAMMLFLGILTVGFIYEWKKGALEWD comes from the coding sequence ATGCTCGTTTATGATGAATACCTATCGATTCTTATTTTCTTTTTCCTGGGGTTTTGTTTGTCGGCTATTCTTGTGCTTATTGCCTGGTGGCGTAGCAAAAAAAATCCTTACCCTGAAAAATTAGGCCCCTATGAATGTGGCTTTGATGCGTTTGACACCCCAAAACACAACTCACGGGGTCGTTTTAGTATTCGATTTTATCGTGTTGCGATCTTGTTCATTATTTTTGATCTGGAGATTGCTTTTTTGTTTCCCTGGGCTATGCGGCTAAAGAAACTCGGGGAGTTTGGTTTTTGGGCAATGATGCTATTCCTGGGTATTTTGACTGTCGGATTTATATATGAATGGAAAAAGGGAGCGTTAGAATGGGATTAA